From one Hordeum vulgare subsp. vulgare unplaced genomic scaffold, MorexV3_pseudomolecules_assembly, whole genome shotgun sequence genomic stretch:
- the LOC123422052 gene encoding cysteine-rich receptor-like protein kinase 26 isoform X2 has protein sequence MDHKATTALRDLEHILVEETAEPKALPLSLLEDITGHFSDDMEIGRGGFAVVYQGKVADKKVAVKRLSKAYMHEKEFDQEIQCLIRAKHKNVVRFLGYCDDRQRNMERCDKKLLMADVHQRLMCFEYMPKGSLDNYINTHLEWETCYKIIKGICEGLQYLHDNRIIHLDLKPANILLDNDMVPKITDFGLSRCLDENQSQVLTKTVSGTTGYLAPERFQGSGIKPSGDLYSLGIIIMEILTGQKAHQTIEDVFESWTDRLERSQQDTVYGQIRVCYEIASNCTQYHPKDRPASAQAIIDRLHEMERIQVC, from the exons ATGGACCACAAAGCTACTACCGCACTACGAGACCTAGAGCATATATTAGTCGAGGAAACAGCTGAGCCCAAGGCCCTGCCATTATCACTTTTGGAGGACATCACAGGTCATTTCTCCGATGACATGGAAATTGGACGCGGTGGATTTGCAGTGGTTTATCAG GGGAAAGTTGCCGATAAGAAGGTTGCCGTGAAGAGGCTGTCAAAAGCTTATATGCATGAAAAAGAATTTGACCAAGAGATTCAGTGCCTGATACGGGCAAAACACAAAAATGTAGTAAGATTCCTGGGATATTGTGATGACAGACAAAGAAATATGGAAAGATGCGACAAAAAACTTCTCATGGCAGATGTCCACCAAAGATTGATGTGCTTCGAGTATATGCCTAAAGGGAGTCTTGATAACTATATCA ATACACATCTTGAGTGGGAAACGTGCTACAAAATAATCAAAGGGATCTGCGAGGGCCTGCAATACCTTCATGACAACCGTATTATTCACTTGGATCTGAAACCCGCCAATATACTGCTCGACAATGACATGGTACCAAAAATAACTGATTTTGGCCTGTCAAGGTGCTTAGATGAAAATCAAAGCCAAGTGCTTACCAAAACTGTATCAGGAACAAC GGGATATTTGGCCCCAGAACGTTTTCAAGGGAGTGGAATCAAACCCAGCGGTGACTTGTATAGTCTTGGTATTATTATCATGGAAATACTGACCGGACAGAAGGCGCATCAAACTATTGAGGAT GTATTTGAAAGTTGGACTGATAGGTTGGAGAGATCACAACAAGACACAGTCTACGGACAAATACGTGTATGCTACGAGATAGCTTCAAATTGCACACAGTACCATCCAAAGGACAGACCAGCTAGTGCACAAGCCATAATTGACAGGCTTCACGAAATGGAGAGGATCCAGGTATGTTGA
- the LOC123422052 gene encoding cysteine-rich receptor-like protein kinase 26 isoform X1, producing MDHKATTALRDLEHILVEETAEPKALPLSLLEDITGHFSDDMEIGRGGFAVVYQGKVADKKVAVKRLSKAYMHEKEFDQEIQCLIRAKHKNVVRFLGYCDDRQRNMERCDKKLLMADVHQRLMCFEYMPKGSLDNYISTTMWPLTFLFIFFMYYKLRNVSYKYIRFIIQKLTHQASQIINPVSPLPLIDTHLEWETCYKIIKGICEGLQYLHDNRIIHLDLKPANILLDNDMVPKITDFGLSRCLDENQSQVLTKTVSGTTGYLAPERFQGSGIKPSGDLYSLGIIIMEILTGQKAHQTIEDVFESWTDRLERSQQDTVYGQIRVCYEIASNCTQYHPKDRPASAQAIIDRLHEMERIQVC from the exons ATGGACCACAAAGCTACTACCGCACTACGAGACCTAGAGCATATATTAGTCGAGGAAACAGCTGAGCCCAAGGCCCTGCCATTATCACTTTTGGAGGACATCACAGGTCATTTCTCCGATGACATGGAAATTGGACGCGGTGGATTTGCAGTGGTTTATCAG GGGAAAGTTGCCGATAAGAAGGTTGCCGTGAAGAGGCTGTCAAAAGCTTATATGCATGAAAAAGAATTTGACCAAGAGATTCAGTGCCTGATACGGGCAAAACACAAAAATGTAGTAAGATTCCTGGGATATTGTGATGACAGACAAAGAAATATGGAAAGATGCGACAAAAAACTTCTCATGGCAGATGTCCACCAAAGATTGATGTGCTTCGAGTATATGCCTAAAGGGAGTCTTGATAACTATATCAGTACGACCATGTGGCCTCTAacttttctctttattttcttcATGTACTACAAATTGCGTAACGTGTCGTACAAGTATATAAGATTCATTATTCAAAAGTTAACACATCAAGCATCTCAAATTATAAACCCGGTTTCTCCTCTCCCCTTGATAGATACACATCTTGAGTGGGAAACGTGCTACAAAATAATCAAAGGGATCTGCGAGGGCCTGCAATACCTTCATGACAACCGTATTATTCACTTGGATCTGAAACCCGCCAATATACTGCTCGACAATGACATGGTACCAAAAATAACTGATTTTGGCCTGTCAAGGTGCTTAGATGAAAATCAAAGCCAAGTGCTTACCAAAACTGTATCAGGAACAAC GGGATATTTGGCCCCAGAACGTTTTCAAGGGAGTGGAATCAAACCCAGCGGTGACTTGTATAGTCTTGGTATTATTATCATGGAAATACTGACCGGACAGAAGGCGCATCAAACTATTGAGGAT GTATTTGAAAGTTGGACTGATAGGTTGGAGAGATCACAACAAGACACAGTCTACGGACAAATACGTGTATGCTACGAGATAGCTTCAAATTGCACACAGTACCATCCAAAGGACAGACCAGCTAGTGCACAAGCCATAATTGACAGGCTTCACGAAATGGAGAGGATCCAGGTATGTTGA